The nucleotide sequence GATGGGGGGCGCCGGCCCAAGCACCAGACCCAGTTCCCACGCGCCCGATCCTGAAGTGTACCCCCTCTCCCACGCTGTTTGTGGGAGAGGGTGGACGAGCATAAGCGAGGACGGGTGAGGGCCCCACGGCAGCCGAGGCCTCTGCACTGGTGGCCGCTGCCGCGCCCGGGCTGGTACGTGTCCGCAATTAGATCCTTCGGCCCGCGGGGCATGGTGAGCGGGCGAGTGCGGCGTGGCTTGGCCTCAGGATGACAGACTCGCGCGCTCATCCGCAGCTCCCCGCACTGCTTGACACGCGCTCCTCCCGGCCTAGATTCCCGCCGCGCATCTCCCCTTTCTGCATCGACTTGCCGCGACACCGGAGACTCCGTTGCCCCATCCCGCAGTGCTGATCCTGGAAGACGGCCGCGCGTTCCGCGGCGAGGCGCATGGCGCGCGGGGCACGGCGTTCGGCGAGGTGGTCTTCAACACGTCGATGACCGGGTACCAGGAGGTCCTGACCGATCCGTCGTACTCCGGGCAGATCGTCACCATGACCTACCCGCTGATCGGCAACTACGGGGTGAACGCCGAGGACGAGGAGAGCGCGGGGCCGCAGGTTGCCGGCTTCGTGCTTCACGAGGCGCCCCCCGCGTATAGCAACTGGCGCGCGGCCGAGTCGCTCGACGCGTACCTGCAGCGCCACGGGGTGATCGCCATCACGGGCGTGGACACGCGCGCGCTCACTCGCCACATCCGCTCACTCGGCTCCATGCGCGGCGCGATCGCCCCGGCGGAGGTGGACGCGGACGAGCTGGTGCGGCAGATCCGGGCGCAGCCGCAGATGGCCGGGCTGGATCTGGCGTGCGGGGTGTCGACGGACGAGCGCTACCTGGTGCCGCCCGCGGGCGAGACGCGCTATCGCGTGCTGGCGTACGACTTCGGGGTGAAGTCGCACTCGCTGAAGCTGCTGGCCCAGCGCGGCTGCGAGGTCACCGTGCTCCCCGCCACCACGCCTACCGAGGAGATCGTGGCGGCCGGGGCCGATGGCCTGTTCGTTTCCAACGGACCGGGCGATCCTGAGGCCGTAGGGCATGCGCTCGATGCCATTCGCGCGCTGTCGGGAACCGGCACCCCGGTGTTCGGCATCTGCCTGGGACACCAGCTGATCGCCCGGGCGTTCGGGGCCGAGACGTACAAGCTCAAGTACGGGCACCGCGGCGGAAACCATCCCGTGCGGCGCCTTTCGGACGGGGCGGTGGAGATCACGGCGCAGAACCACGGCTTTGCGGTGCGCGGCGACGAGGGCGGCATTCCGGGCGCGCCGGAGCTGCAGGTGACGCACATGAACCTGAACGACGGTACGGTCGAGGGGCTGCAGCACCGCGACCGGCCGGTTTTTTCGGTGCAGTACCACCCCGAGGCCGCGCCGGGGCCGCACGACTCGCGCTATCTCTTTGACCGGTTTGTGGATGAGATGGAGCGGCGCGCGCAGCAAATGCAAATAGACGCTTGACGGCAGGGCCGCCGCGGATTATCGTTCCCGGCGTATAAGTGACCTTGCACCAGATCGTTAGGCCACTTCGCCCGCTGTCCTACCGTTCCCGGCCTCCGCCACGGCTTCCGCACCTGACAGAACGATATCGGCCACACCGGGCCGGCCCCGTCACGCCGACCCGCTTGTCGTCTCCCGTTCAGATCTCTCCGGATCCGTCGCCCCGCGCCGTGAGCGCCGCAGGGCCTGGAACGCCCACGCGCGACTGCCACGAGCCCGCACCAAACCCCAGAGGAGCTTTCTCATGACCAAGGCGGACCTTGTCCAACGCGTCGCCGACACCATCGGGCCCGGAGTCACCAAGCGTGACTGCGCGGTGGTGGTGGACGCGTTCCTGAATTCCATCAAGGACGCGATGGCCGAGCACCAGAACATCGAGATCCGCGGGTTCGGCACGTTCAAGGTGCGCGAGCGCAAGAGCCGCCTGGCGCGCAACCCGCGCACGGGCGACCCGGTGGAGGTTCCGCCGCGCGCGGTGCCGGTGTTCAAGCCGTCGAAGGAGCTCCGCGCCATCGTCGAGGAGCGTCCGCTCGAGGTCTGAGCCGCGCCGTTCGCCGGGCCGAGGCGCCCGCCCCTGCACGGGGGCGGGCGCTTTTTTTGCGCTTGTTCGCGGCGTTCACCCGGACGCTTCCCCCACGCGCAGCAGGATGACGCACACCCACGAGACGCAGGGCCGGCACGCCCGCGACCGCAACGTCTTTGCGCACGACGACCGCCCCGGCCCGTACGAAACCTCGTACGATGTCCGCCGCGGATACGACGAGCCGTCCGTGGCTCCGGCGCACGCGGGCAAGACGGCGGAGCCGCTGCTGTTCCGCGGCCGGGACGAACGGTAGGTTCCCCCTCCCCCGGCCCCTCCCCCGCAAACCGCGCGGGAGAGGGGGGAACTTCGGGTGAGGTTCGACAGGTGCCTCGCATGCCTCGGGTGGGCCCCTCCCCTGGCCCCCGTCCTCCGCTACGCAGGGTGGGGGAGACCTGAATCGCGCTTGGCTGGCCCGGCGCACTCGACTGGCTCCCTTCCCCCGCGCAGTTTGCGGGGGAAGGGCTGGGGATGGGGGGCGCCGGCCCGAGCACCGAATCCGCCTCGACGCGCCTACCCCGCCCCACCCTCTGGCATCCATCCTGCCCACCGCGCCGTCAGCACGCACACACCGGAGACCAAGCATGCTGATCCAGGAAGTCCTGACCGACATCCCCCCCGAAGAAGTGATCCAGCGGGCGCGCGAGTGGTTCACTCTGCGCATGACGCCGTACGCCGGGTTCGCCGAAGACTCCAGCGACCATCACCTGAAGCTGACGAGCGAGGCCGCCGACATCACCATCGGCACGGGGACGCAGGACGGGCGCACGCTCGTTCGCGCTTCTACCTCGCGGATGCACCACGAGGTTTCGCAGTTTCTCGCAACGCTGGCCCCGGCTGAGGAAGTGCGCGAAAACCTGCCCGGCCCCGGCGTTTCCGGCGCCGGCTGATCCCTTCCCCGCCCCGCGCCCTGAACCCGCGCGGGGCGGCGGTGTACGTGGTGCAAGGACGTGGAGCGCGGACACATTACGCACTTCCGCACTCACGCACTCACGCACCTGCCCCTCATGATCATCCGATCCCTCTTCTTCGCCTCGTACCGCGACATGGCCGGCGCCGACGAGCTGGCGATGGAGCTTCCGGCGGGCGCCCGCGTGGCGGACCTGGTGGGGCGGCTCCGTTCCAGCGGTGGCCTGTCGCGTATGCCCGAGTCTCCCGTGGTGGCGGTCAACATGGACTATGCCCCGCTGGCGACGGAGCTGCGCGATGGCGACGAGGTGGCGTTCATTCCGCCCGTGGCGGGGGGCTGACGTGCCGGAGAGCTTTGCCCTGGTCACGCCCGATCCCATCGACCCCGCGCGCCTGCTCGGCGACACGCTGTCGCCCGACGACGGCGCGGCGCTGCTGTTCTGGGGCGTGGTGCGCAACCAGAACGACGGGCGCCCGGTGAGCCACCTGGAGTACTCGGCGTACGGGGAGATGGCGGAGCGCGAGATGCGCCGCATCGCCGACGAGGCGCGCGAGCGGTTCGGCACGGGTGCCATCCGGGTGATCCACCGCACCGGCTCGCTGGCCATCGGCGAGGCGAGC is from Longimicrobium sp. and encodes:
- a CDS encoding HU family DNA-binding protein is translated as MTKADLVQRVADTIGPGVTKRDCAVVVDAFLNSIKDAMAEHQNIEIRGFGTFKVRERKSRLARNPRTGDPVEVPPRAVPVFKPSKELRAIVEERPLEV
- the carA gene encoding glutamine-hydrolyzing carbamoyl-phosphate synthase small subunit produces the protein MPHPAVLILEDGRAFRGEAHGARGTAFGEVVFNTSMTGYQEVLTDPSYSGQIVTMTYPLIGNYGVNAEDEESAGPQVAGFVLHEAPPAYSNWRAAESLDAYLQRHGVIAITGVDTRALTRHIRSLGSMRGAIAPAEVDADELVRQIRAQPQMAGLDLACGVSTDERYLVPPAGETRYRVLAYDFGVKSHSLKLLAQRGCEVTVLPATTPTEEIVAAGADGLFVSNGPGDPEAVGHALDAIRALSGTGTPVFGICLGHQLIARAFGAETYKLKYGHRGGNHPVRRLSDGAVEITAQNHGFAVRGDEGGIPGAPELQVTHMNLNDGTVEGLQHRDRPVFSVQYHPEAAPGPHDSRYLFDRFVDEMERRAQQMQIDA
- a CDS encoding molybdenum cofactor biosynthesis protein MoaE, translated to MPESFALVTPDPIDPARLLGDTLSPDDGAALLFWGVVRNQNDGRPVSHLEYSAYGEMAEREMRRIADEARERFGTGAIRVIHRTGSLAIGEASVAIAVASPHRAEAYEASRYVIEQLKQRVPVWKREGYVDGDTEWVPGFTPAVREMA
- a CDS encoding MoaD/ThiS family protein is translated as MIIRSLFFASYRDMAGADELAMELPAGARVADLVGRLRSSGGLSRMPESPVVAVNMDYAPLATELRDGDEVAFIPPVAGG